The Brassica oleracea var. oleracea cultivar TO1000 chromosome C6, BOL, whole genome shotgun sequence genomic interval TTGAGCGTTTAACTCTGATTAAGTTGGCGACCAATGTTGCGTTCGTCTTATGTTCTGATCTTGGTTTTGGTGTTTGAAGAAAATGGAGTAGTCGGCTTACGCTTGTGTCAAGAGTTCTGAGTCTAAGGCTCTGCGTTTAGTATTGTCCATTTTCGATTGCAGAATTCTTTTGTAGTTGTGGTGAGTGCAGTGATCTCTTGTCGATGTGGTCTGTGACTGAATGCACTTGTTTTGAGAATCTTTCGACGAGGCTTGTTTGTGTGGAGGTGTATGGTGGGCTTCTATCTAGGTTTAAGGTGATTGTCAGAGAGTGCGGTCCAACCGTATCCGAAAGTTGTGTGGATCGTGAAGTGGTTCTTCTTGTCGAATTCTTAAGTCTTGGTTCTTGAGTTCTAGTTGGGATGGTATCGTTCGGCATGCTATAGGCAGCAGCGATAGATTCGGGTTGAGAAGACTGAGGGTTTTCGGGTTTTGAAGTGGATGGAATCGTTGGTTGGCCGAGGACAGCTTTGATTTTTCCAGATTACTGCGTTCGATATATTGGAAGGTCATGTGCATTGAAATGTTATAGGTTTTGTTTGCAGTTGTTTTCGTTTGTGGTGTTCTAGTTTATTACACAAATAAAATAATTATCACTAGGTTCAATAAGTGTTTTACCATGAATGAATAATTTCATACGGAAAAAAAATTATCACTAGGCTACTATAACTTAGTTATCCACACTCATTTTATTTGATAAAAATCAATAATGGTTTAATTTTCTGAATTATATTATTATTATCAATAATATAGTGAACCTTCTAATAACTGCAGACGTTAGGCCTGGGCATTTCGGGTATCGGTTCGGTTCGGTTCGGGTATTTCGGGTTTTGGGTAGTTCGGATAGGGGTTAAAGGATCCATTTAGTACTTAACTTATTTTCGGTTCGGTTCGGTTCGGATAGTTTCGGGTTCGGTTCGGTTCGGATAGTAAATGTAGGAACCGAAACATTTGGATCNNNNNNNNNNNNNNNNNNNNNNNNNNNNNNNNNNNNNNNNNNNNNNNNNNNNNNNNNNNNNNNNNNNNNNNNNNNNNNNNNNNNNNNNNNNNNNNNNNNNNNNNNNNNNNNNNNNNNNNNNNNNNNNNNNNNNNNNNNNNNNNNNNNNNNNNNNNNNNNNNNNNNNNNNNNNNNNNNNNNNNNNNNNNNNNNNNNNNNNNNNNNNNNNNNNNNNNNNNNNNNNNNNNNNNNNNNNNNNNNNNNNNNNNNNNNNNNNNNNNNNNNNNNNNATGTATATATAATTAATATTTTTATATATTCGGGTACCCGTTCGGTTCTCGGTTCGGTTCCGGTTTGGATCGGTTATTTCGGATATAAAAATATAGGAACCGTTCGGGCATTTGAGAGTATTAGTCCGGTTCCGGTTTCGAGTATTTCGGTTCGGTTCCGGTTCGGTTCTTCGGTTCCGGTTATTTTGCCCAGGCCTAGCAGACGTCATGAATCGCTATGTGACGTTGTGTGTGATCGATCTTCATCTTGATCCGACAAAGAAAAAACGTTGGACATATTTGGGTCTGTGTTGAACTGAATGATTGGGTCTTCTGCTAAATTGGTTTCCTACTTTCACTTCATTGTCATGTTTAGCTTTCCGACGAAGAAAATCTTTGGACTTTAAAGTTCTTTTGGGCCTGCGTTGAACATATTTTAATTACTCTTGTTCATTTCCAATCTCATTCCATTTTCAAACAGAGTGCAGAGTAAAATCTACACTATTCTTATTTTATTTTCACTTTATAAATTAAGTTTATTACACAAATAAAATAATTATTATTTTTATATATTTTTTTGGTCAAAATTATTTTATTTTATATAACTTTTCATTTCTACTCCAAAACATCTAATCTATTAAAAACATCTAATCTATTAATTTAGAATCTTACTTTTTATCTATTTAAAAATGTTGTCATTTAAGTTTAGACATATTCACATCTTATTAGAAATAAATATAACATCCTTTTTGATTCGGTTATACAATATATGTTCCATTTATGCATTATACAATCTATTTATTTAGAAGCTTATTTTAGATCTCGTTTTTATATTTCATTTTTATACTACTACTAATACCTCAAATCAAATGAAAAAATCAACTTTATTTACATATGTATGGTCTAACCATTTATTTTTCATGTTTGGAATAAACCTATACTAACCAAAATCCTTTTATTAATCATTTTAAACATGGTTTAAATTGTTTAGATTACTTTTGGTCATTTTCATGATCGAAACAAACTTTTAATAACCGTTATGTATAAACTAGAGCAGTGCGCGTAAGTTTTTATGAGAAAGAAACTATCTTATATACTTAAAATCTAAATAAATATACTTAAAACACTCATATGCAAACAATCATGGGCTTTGTTTATAATGTAAAATGTCATAAATATTTTATATATTTTAGATCTTTGTTTATGATGTGAAATGTCATCTATTTATTAATATATTTTATACCAATTTTATTCAGATAAAATATTTTTCCATCAATCCAAATTTTTTTTCAAAATAGGATATCAGTTGTATATTTAGTAACAAGAAATTCTTTATACTAAATCTAAACAATGAATTCAATAATAAAAGTTTGAAAATATTTTGGTAAACAAATAACAATTTATTAAAACATTCTCCCTATATATTCTATGAAACTCGGTTCCAAATTCGAATATTTCCTTTAGTTAAGATAATGCATTCTTTTATAAAATCTTTTAGCAATAGGGTTTCCTAAAACATTTTTATATATATTCAATTTATTTGCTTGTGTGGGACATTGCATTGTAACATATATATAGGTTGGAACTTAGAAGTTCTAACCTCCAATCCATTACTGCACACTGTTAACTCATATTTTCTTGGCCATTTTTGAAGCTCGCACTGTTTATATTATTAAGACAAAAGAATGAAACGATGAACTCAACTACTGTTCTAATTAGAACGGTTTAGCCATATTTGAAACTCGCACTCCTTACATTCTTAAGACAAAATGATGAAATTACGAACTTGAATAATGTATTTTATGAGTTTAAATGAGTAAATAGAAATTAAAAGTAATATGGAAGCAAATTTATACAAACCTTCACTTTTTTTTGCTGATAAACCAAAAATTAAAAATAGATGATGTTTGAATTCGTAAACCCGAAGAAAAACCACTCATATATATGGTAGGCATGTTAGTAGACCAAAAATAAAAAAAAGCATTTTAACATTTAAATTTTCAAAAATTGTAAAATGACCATTCAAAAACACTAATTTTATTTAAATATTTTTTTAAAGCGCTAAGCGCAGGTTAAGAATCTAGTAGTAGGTTAAAGTGAAACTCAACTCCACTATACACATTCGTTTCTAAGAAAATAGAATAATACATTTGACAGCTTTTAAGAATATAGAATTATAATATACATTAGCTCTCTAAAATTTAAAGATGAAGACTAATGTTTCAGTAGAATATGTCAACAACCAATACTACTTAATCTATATTATTAAAACATAAGTCATGACTTATTACATTTTTGATATTTTAAAATGGACTATCCTCTAGAATGTTTATCAAATTTTACATAATTTAATCATCGTATCTTTTATTATCTTTATCTTTTATTTAAAATACAAATAAATATTATGTAAGAAAAATCTAAGAAAATCTTTTTAGAATCATTTGAAATTCTATTTCCGAAAATAATTCATTTATATTTTAACTATTATAAAATATTATTATAATTTAAAATTAAATTTATTTTTGTTTTATTAGCAAAAATAAAAATCATATAAAATATTTTTATTTTTTATTTTAATGATAATAAAAATTTAAATTAATTAAGATTTGTAAATACATTTTATAAAGATCTTAAAATAATTTTGTTAGAAAGAAATATCTATTTCAATTTGAAATAGAATAAAATAAAAAAGTTTTATCCAACTTTGTGTATTTGAAGCAATTTTTTAAATAAGATTTTTACTACAAATTTATTTTGCATATACAATATATTATAGTTTCTTTTCTAAGAATATTTTTTGTTGTTTTTAACAATACCTAAAAATATTTCTTCTCTATTATGTAGGTTCCATTTAATTTGACTTCCATATACATTTCAAACTTAGAAATAAAATTAAAAATATGTAAAATAGTATTGTTACATGATAATGTTCTCAAAATAAATTTTGTTACAAAAATTTATAGTAATAACAATATAAGTCACTTAAATATAGGCATTATAGAGTTATATAATACGTATAAATTACATTAATTTAGTGATAAATTTTGTTATATAAACTAAAATTTTTAGTACAAGAAAACTCCAACCATAATACATATCTAGTTTTTTTTAAACTAGTATTAAGCACACTAAATAAAGCCTGGCTTGTTTTTTAAGGCTTTGGCCAAATTTTCTCAACCACCTGTAGAAAGATGGGGTCGAAATCCCGTGCTTGTTGCTAGTTAAAATTGTGTAACCTTTTGTTTTGTTTTGTATTGTTTTGTACTCCTTTCTCTTTTGTGTAACTGATCTAGGCAGCAAGTTAAATTTCCGATCAGGACTCTGTGACCAGTGTTAATCTTCATTGTTGGTACCACTATTGTTCTATAAAACGGAAAAGAACAAAATGTTCCGAAGTTGTGAACAATTTCAAGCATATATACAAGAACATTCTTTTTTTTTTTAACCTCCGGTTAATTATGCTATTACAACAATGAAAAATATTACATAGACGATTTTACAGCCGACAGTTCTACCACTATACGCTGACTGCGCTATTCAGAGCCATCCTAGTCCTATGAGATCCAGAACATTCTTTATATAGCCACAAAATATCATAAAAGACATTTACAAGCTATAGAAAAGAGAAAAGATGATTTTAGAAAGTATAATTTATATTTCTTTGCCTTTGTAATGATAATTCAAATAATCATAAATGAAGTATTGCCGAGATGTTAAAGAGTAGGTGCTATATATCCATTAACTAGAAGAATCTGTTGAGATATCTCTGAAGAAGCTTTGCAACTATGTTTCTGTAAGCTGTTTCAGTGGGATGAAAACTGTCCCAAAACACATAATCCGATCTCACGGGACATACAGCGGCTGTATAGTTGTTGCATAGAGCAGTCACTTCTATGAACCCCGTTCCGCAACATCCTAAATTACTCACCTTAAATCCTATAAAAAAAGTCATGAAAATATGTTAAAAGAATTGATTGTTTCATTTCATTAAAAAGAGAAGTAATGACGATTTACCATATTGTTGAGGGTATAAAATGAGATCAAGTAGAGGATCATAGATGTCAATATATATTAAAGTCGTGTCTTGTAGGGTTCTTGACAAGCCATCTATCTTTGCAGAGAGTTTAGCATTGAAAAGTTTACACGCATCATTAAACCGAACAACACAATCTCTTGTTGGTCCTCCAGCTACAGTTCTCTGCGAAGGGACACATCCTATTGGTGGTGCACCAAACATAAGTATTCTTCTTGCACCATATTGGTACAGTGTCTACCAACATCACACGATAAACCAAATAAGAGATTAAATATAATTCTTTAAGATAATTTTCTAAAGTAGTAAAAATCTTATATATTAAAACAGAAGTCACAACTTTGATTCATATGTGATTTTTTAAAAAATGGACCTAATGGACATATTCCTAAAAAATCATGTTACATTTAATCAGCTCTAATCTTATCATTTAAATTTTGGGACTACAAAATTTTTTTATTGAGCTATCAATAATTGGATTTAAACAATAGATGATCTATTGGATTTATAGACAATATAAATTAAATAGATATAATTTAATGTTGTAATACTATACCTCCATATGTTAAATATTTAAATATTTGTCGATGTTAATTTTTAAAATTATAAATATTTTTTTTTTAAATAACAAAAATCATATTATCTAAGAATGATTAATCTTTACTACCTTAAACCAATGAAAACACAAAAATCATATTANNNNNNNNNNNNNNNNNNNNNNNNNNNNNNNNNNNNNNNNNNNNNNNNNNNNNNNNNNNNNNNNNNNNNNNNNNNNNNNNNNNNNNNNNNNNNNNNNNNNAATGAGGTCGATCGATCCAAGAACGATAATAATTTGAAGAATACATGTTTTTTTTCAATCAAATTCGTGTGTAAATATAATATGTGAGAGGATGAAGAAATGGAGTGAATGAAGAGGTTGGGGGGTGCGGGTATTTATAGATGAAATGCTGCCGACAGTACCGAGGAAATTCCGACGAAATACCGACGGCAACGGCTCTTTCCTTGGAATTTCCTCGGAATTTTTAAAATCCCCAATGGCTCTCCAACGGCTATAATATATCCTCGGATATTCGTCGGTGTTTTCCGAGGAATATGCCTTCCTCGGTATTTCATCGGTATATTCTGAGGAAACCCAAATTTTGGGTTTTCTCGGAATTTCCTCGGAAATTCGTCGGAATATTCCGAGGATCTCATTTTTCGTCAGAATATCCGTCAGAATTACGATGTTTTCTTGTAGTGCAATTCAGCACGGACAATGAGTTGAAATTATTTATGCGCATATCAAAGGGACGATGCATTTTACGGTGAAGACGAATGTTACCGTAACATCCAAAGTTGACTTACCTTTTTGGTCACACATCTTGGTCACACATCCGTTTACAACTCCAGAGTTAAGCGTGCTTGAACTGGAGTAGTGGAAGGATGAGTGACCTATCGGAAAGTGATTCGCGATACCGTGTGAGTGAAGCCAAAGCACGGAGAAATGTTATGTGGTGATTGCAGGGTCAGTAAACAAGATTTTCGGGCCTTGGAAAATTAACGCACAACCCGTCAGACGGGATGGGGCCCACGGGCCGAGAGAGCGGGCGTGGGTAGCCCATTAGTCGTGGGCGGTTGGGACGTTATGAGTGATATGAGAGCTGGTTAGCTATCTCGGTTCTGACCTGAGAAGCGTCTTGAGACCTGTCGTGAGGCGCAATAAGGACGTTGCGTTCTTTGAAAAAGGGTTAATTGTAACATCCCGTGTTGTAACATACGAAAAAGCTTAAGAGGATTGATTTGGCTACCTATGTCACCAAAGTTGACTTACCTTTTTCGTCATACATCTTTTTAGAACTTCAGAGTTAAACTTGCTTGAATTGGAGTAGTGGAATGATGGGTTATCTATCGGGAAGTGATTCGTGATACCGTGTGAGTGAGGTCAAAGCACAGGAAAATGTCATGTGGTGATTGCAGGGTCAGTAAACAATACTTTCGGGCATTGGAAAATTACCGCCCGTCAGACGGGATGGAGTCCACATGCCGAGAGATTGGGCATGGGTGGACCATTAGCCGTGGATGGTCGGAGCGTTATAGTTACACTTTCACCAAATTTAATAAATGGAGCTATTTCTAAACCTCATGCTTGGCCTTCTCTCAAGTTCTACTCTTCCAAGATTTTACCACTTTTGAACGATTCCCAGAAAGCACAATTCAAC includes:
- the LOC106298857 gene encoding GDSL esterase/lipase EXL1-like; translated protein: MFGAPPIGCVPSQRTVAGGPTRDCVVRFNDACKLFNAKLSAKIDGLSRTLQDTTLIYIDIYDPLLDLILYPQQYGFKVSNLGCCGTGFIEVTALCNNYTAAVCPVRSDYVFWDSFHPTETAYRNIVAKLLQRYLNRFF